In Bradyrhizobium lablabi, one DNA window encodes the following:
- a CDS encoding tautomerase family protein, translating into MIAAVHSALQEALKIPESDRVVRVIEHPPSHFAVPPGRGERFTLVEISMFSGRSMSAKRALYQAIVRNLGALDVPPLDIKISLHEVPPENWGIRGGMPASEIDLGFKVDV; encoded by the coding sequence GTGATCGCTGCAGTTCATTCGGCGCTTCAGGAAGCGTTGAAAATTCCCGAATCGGATCGCGTGGTGCGCGTGATCGAACATCCGCCATCGCACTTTGCCGTCCCGCCCGGCCGTGGCGAGAGATTTACGCTGGTCGAAATCTCGATGTTCTCCGGACGATCGATGTCCGCAAAACGCGCGCTTTACCAGGCCATCGTCCGCAATCTCGGCGCGCTCGATGTTCCGCCGCTCGATATCAAGATATCGTTGCACGAGGTTCCGCCGGAGAATTGGGGCATTCGCGGCGGCATGCCGGCTTCGGAAATCGATCTCGGCTTCAAGGTCGACGTGTAG
- the ptsN gene encoding PTS IIA-like nitrogen regulatory protein PtsN gives MTITDLVAPEAILPALKVNSKKQAIQELSARAAVLTGQNERAIFEVLLQREKLGTTAVGYGVAIPHGKLPKLERLFGLFARLERPIDFEAMDGQPVDLVFLLLAPEGAGADHLKALARIARLLRDQDVAKKLRASRDAQAIYSVLALPPASAA, from the coding sequence ATGACGATTACCGACCTGGTCGCACCCGAGGCGATTCTTCCGGCCTTGAAGGTCAACAGCAAGAAGCAGGCGATCCAGGAATTGTCGGCGCGGGCGGCTGTCCTGACCGGCCAGAACGAGCGGGCGATCTTCGAGGTCCTGTTGCAGCGCGAGAAGCTCGGGACCACCGCGGTCGGCTATGGCGTCGCCATCCCGCACGGCAAGCTCCCCAAACTGGAGCGGCTGTTCGGTCTGTTTGCCCGGCTCGAGCGCCCGATCGATTTCGAGGCCATGGACGGCCAGCCGGTCGATCTGGTGTTTTTACTGTTAGCGCCGGAGGGCGCGGGCGCCGATCACCTGAAAGCGCTGGCGCGGATTGCGCGGCTGTTGCGTGACCAGGATGTCGCCAAAAAACTGCGCGCCTCGCGCGACGCGCAAGCGATCTATTCGGTGCTGGCGCTGCCGCCGGCGAGCGCGGCTTGA
- the hpf gene encoding ribosome hibernation-promoting factor, HPF/YfiA family, with protein sequence MTLRISGKSISVGEALRGRVSERTDEVLRKYFDGNYSGHITLSKDGFGFRTDCALHLDSGITLEADSNAADAYASADQALLMIEKRLRRYKSRLKDRSARKAHAASAALAEMNTPTLDAPSYVIEAPGEGDDEVTAYNPVIIAEATTSLKRLSVSEAVMELDLTGAACIVFQHGGSGRVNIIYRRTDGNVGWVDPPSVNSGATRD encoded by the coding sequence ATGACCCTCCGGATCTCGGGAAAAAGCATCAGCGTCGGCGAAGCGCTGCGCGGGCGCGTCAGCGAGCGCACCGACGAAGTCTTGCGCAAATATTTCGACGGCAATTACTCCGGCCACATCACGCTGAGCAAGGATGGTTTCGGCTTTCGCACCGACTGCGCGCTGCATCTGGATTCCGGAATCACGCTGGAGGCCGATTCCAACGCCGCCGACGCCTATGCCAGCGCCGATCAGGCGCTCTTGATGATCGAGAAGCGGCTGCGCCGCTACAAGAGCCGGCTCAAGGATCGCTCGGCGCGGAAGGCGCACGCGGCGTCCGCGGCGCTTGCCGAGATGAACACCCCGACGCTGGATGCGCCGAGCTATGTCATCGAGGCGCCCGGCGAAGGCGACGACGAGGTCACGGCCTACAATCCGGTCATCATCGCGGAGGCGACCACGTCGCTGAAACGGCTTTCGGTCAGTGAGGCCGTGATGGAGCTGGACCTGACCGGCGCCGCCTGCATCGTGTTCCAGCACGGCGGCAGCGGCCGGGTGAACATCATTTACCGGCGGACCGACGGTAATGTCGGCTGGGTCGACCCCCCTTCTGTGAACTCCGGAGCCACCCGGGATTGA
- the rpoN gene encoding RNA polymerase factor sigma-54, giving the protein MALTQRLEFRQSQSLVMTPQLMQAIKLLQLSNLDLSAFVEEELERNPLLERANDGTEPPVAGEPAPEQAEFSEHDESGFAYGDEASADRSEMANGSAADNFEPVPEEWMNRDLGSRTEIEQTLDTGLDNVFSEEPAEAAARNAQDAAPTAYTEWGGGASNDEAYNLEAFVAAEVTLGSHLAEQLAVAFSQPAQRMIGQYLIDLVDEAGYVPQDLGQAAERLGASQDDVEAVLSVLQKFDPPGVCARNLSECLAIQLRELNRYDPAMQALVEHLDLLAKRDIASLRKFCGVDDEDITDMIGEIRRLDPKPGLKFGSARMQTMVPDVYVRPGPDGGWHVELNSDTLPRVLVNQTYYTELSKTIRKDGDKSYFTDCLQNATWLVRALDQRARTILKVATEIVRQQDGFFTHGVAHLRPLNLKAVADAIQMHESTVSRVTANKYMATNRGSFELKYFFTASIASADGGEAHSAEAVRHHIKQLIDAEDPAVILSDDTIVERLRESGIDIARRTVAKYREAMRIPSSVQRRRDKQSMLGNALSAPATSSDRSRDTQPA; this is encoded by the coding sequence ATGGCGCTGACGCAGAGATTAGAGTTCCGCCAATCGCAGTCGCTGGTGATGACGCCGCAGCTGATGCAGGCGATCAAGCTGTTGCAATTGTCGAATCTCGACCTTTCGGCCTTCGTGGAAGAGGAACTCGAACGAAATCCGCTGCTGGAGCGCGCCAACGACGGAACCGAGCCCCCTGTTGCAGGGGAACCCGCGCCGGAACAGGCCGAATTTTCCGAACACGATGAGTCCGGTTTCGCCTATGGCGACGAAGCTTCAGCCGACCGTTCCGAGATGGCCAATGGGTCGGCCGCCGACAATTTCGAGCCGGTTCCCGAAGAATGGATGAACCGCGACCTCGGCAGCCGTACCGAGATCGAGCAGACGCTCGACACCGGGCTCGACAACGTGTTCTCCGAAGAGCCGGCGGAAGCCGCTGCGCGCAATGCGCAGGATGCGGCGCCGACCGCCTACACCGAGTGGGGGGGCGGCGCTTCCAACGATGAGGCTTACAATCTCGAAGCCTTCGTCGCCGCCGAGGTCACGCTCGGAAGCCATCTCGCCGAACAATTGGCGGTGGCTTTCTCGCAGCCCGCGCAGCGCATGATCGGGCAATATCTCATCGACCTCGTCGATGAGGCGGGCTATGTGCCGCAGGACCTGGGGCAGGCCGCCGAACGGTTGGGCGCATCGCAGGACGATGTCGAAGCGGTTCTGTCAGTGTTGCAGAAATTCGATCCGCCCGGTGTCTGTGCGCGAAACCTGAGCGAGTGCCTTGCGATCCAGCTGCGCGAACTCAACCGCTACGACCCCGCGATGCAGGCGCTGGTCGAGCATCTCGATCTCTTGGCGAAACGCGACATCGCCTCTCTGCGAAAATTCTGCGGTGTTGATGATGAAGATATCACCGACATGATCGGCGAAATCCGCCGTCTCGATCCGAAGCCGGGCCTGAAATTCGGCTCGGCGCGGATGCAGACCATGGTGCCGGATGTCTATGTGCGGCCGGGCCCCGACGGCGGCTGGCATGTCGAACTCAACAGCGACACCCTGCCGCGCGTGCTGGTCAACCAGACCTATTATACCGAACTGTCGAAGACGATCCGCAAGGACGGCGACAAATCCTATTTCACCGACTGCCTGCAGAACGCCACCTGGCTGGTGCGCGCGCTCGATCAGCGCGCCCGCACCATCCTCAAAGTGGCGACCGAAATCGTGCGCCAGCAGGACGGCTTCTTCACCCACGGCGTCGCGCATTTGCGGCCGCTCAATCTGAAAGCGGTGGCGGACGCCATCCAGATGCATGAATCGACGGTGTCGCGTGTTACCGCCAACAAATACATGGCGACCAATCGCGGCAGTTTCGAATTAAAATATTTCTTCACCGCCTCGATCGCGTCGGCGGACGGCGGCGAGGCCCACTCGGCGGAAGCGGTCCGTCACCACATCAAGCAATTGATCGACGCGGAAGACCCCGCGGTAATCCTGTCCGACGACACCATCGTGGAACGATTGCGCGAATCGGGTATTGATATCGCCCGTCGCACCGTCGCGAAGTACCGCGAAGCGATGCGCATCCCGTCCTCGGTGCAGCGCCGCCGCGACAAGCAGAGCATGCTCGGTAATGCGCTATCGGCGCCTGCCACGTCCTCCGATCGCTCGCGGGATACGCAGCCGGCCTGA
- the lptB gene encoding LPS export ABC transporter ATP-binding protein, with amino-acid sequence MVDILGMFRRRPVKRSAPGFARSRADITALGDSIGEMLTSPVRDAPPIAREMPPIARDAPLLRPEPPRAEKPRPQPAVAAPSRPKTNGAGAAPRLTHRAGYLAVHSVEKSFGTRQVVRGVSIYVRRGEAVGLLGPNGAGKTTVFYMITGLIKADRGAIELDGHDVTQLPMYQRARLGIGYLPQEASIFRGLTVEQNIRAVLEVVEPSRKKREAELNSLLDEFNITRLRKTPSIALSGGERRRVEIARALATRPNYMLLDEPFAGIDPIAVGDIQDLVRHLTNRGIGVLITDHNVRETLGLTDRAYIVYAGEILTEGNPDEIVNDPDVRRLYLGEEFRL; translated from the coding sequence ATGGTGGATATACTCGGCATGTTCCGTCGACGCCCGGTCAAACGCAGTGCACCCGGGTTTGCGCGTTCGCGCGCCGATATCACAGCCCTTGGCGACAGCATCGGCGAGATGCTGACGAGCCCGGTGCGCGACGCGCCGCCGATTGCGCGCGAGATGCCTCCGATTGCCCGCGATGCGCCATTGCTGAGACCGGAGCCGCCCCGGGCCGAAAAGCCGCGGCCACAGCCCGCGGTGGCGGCGCCGTCGCGTCCCAAGACCAACGGCGCGGGCGCAGCGCCCCGCCTGACGCATCGGGCAGGCTATCTGGCTGTGCATAGCGTGGAAAAGAGTTTTGGCACCCGCCAGGTCGTGCGCGGCGTCAGCATCTATGTCCGGCGCGGTGAGGCGGTCGGATTGCTCGGCCCGAACGGCGCCGGCAAGACCACGGTGTTTTACATGATCACCGGCCTGATCAAGGCCGATCGCGGCGCCATCGAGCTCGATGGCCACGACGTCACGCAATTGCCGATGTATCAGCGCGCCCGTCTCGGCATCGGCTACTTGCCGCAGGAAGCCTCGATCTTTCGCGGCCTGACGGTGGAGCAGAATATTCGCGCCGTGCTCGAGGTCGTGGAACCCTCGAGGAAAAAACGCGAGGCGGAACTCAATTCGCTGCTCGACGAATTCAACATCACAAGGCTGCGCAAGACGCCGTCGATTGCGCTCTCGGGCGGTGAGCGGCGTCGCGTCGAGATCGCCCGGGCGCTGGCGACCCGCCCGAATTACATGCTGCTCGACGAACCGTTCGCCGGTATCGATCCGATCGCGGTGGGGGATATTCAGGATCTGGTCCGCCATCTCACCAATCGCGGCATCGGCGTCCTGATCACCGACCACAATGTGCGGGAAACGCTCGGACTGACCGACCGCGCCTATATCGTCTACGCCGGAGAGATCTTGACCGAGGGCAATCCGGATGAGATCGTCAATGACCCGGATGTACGCCGTCTCTACCTTGGCGAGGAGTTCCGGCTCTAG
- a CDS encoding LptA/OstA family protein, protein MRIFPRSTLISRTLNGAWALAFALATIAGGEVLAQSTVTGVPNAMQGFSQNRDQPIQIEAATLEMRDKKKEATFSGNVKVVQGDTTMTSKILVVFYESNSNSQATPAANTKAAPKAAPMQAATPGPEGASSIKRLEAKGNVVVTQKDQVVTGETAVFDTKTNLITMLGGVVLTQGKNVLRGDRLLVDMTTGVSRVESDTGRVQGLFQSSGQQGGPLLPGAAPATPAPGPSNQNKPK, encoded by the coding sequence ATGAGGATTTTTCCGCGCAGCACCCTTATATCGCGGACCCTGAATGGCGCCTGGGCGCTCGCATTCGCGCTCGCGACCATCGCCGGCGGTGAAGTGCTTGCGCAAAGCACGGTGACGGGCGTGCCCAATGCGATGCAGGGGTTTTCGCAGAATCGCGACCAGCCGATCCAGATCGAAGCCGCGACGCTGGAGATGCGCGACAAGAAAAAGGAAGCAACCTTCTCCGGCAATGTGAAGGTGGTGCAGGGCGACACCACCATGACGTCAAAGATCCTGGTGGTGTTCTACGAATCGAATTCGAATTCGCAGGCGACGCCCGCGGCCAACACCAAGGCCGCGCCGAAAGCGGCGCCGATGCAGGCCGCGACCCCCGGTCCCGAGGGCGCCTCGTCGATAAAAAGGCTCGAGGCCAAGGGCAACGTGGTCGTCACCCAGAAGGATCAGGTCGTGACCGGGGAGACCGCCGTGTTTGACACCAAGACCAACCTGATCACCATGCTGGGCGGGGTGGTTCTGACCCAGGGCAAAAACGTGCTGCGTGGGGACCGGCTGCTGGTCGACATGACGACAGGCGTGTCGCGGGTCGAATCCGACACAGGCCGCGTGCAGGGCCTGTTTCAATCCTCCGGCCAACAGGGCGGCCCGCTCCTCCCGGGCGCAGCGCCTGCGACCCCGGCTCCGGGTCCTAGCAACCAAAATAAACCGAAATAA
- the lptC gene encoding LPS export ABC transporter periplasmic protein LptC: protein MNSVQNPAYQAGMEARFRIAARHSRMVRVLRVAVPAAVILSMAAIIAVSIFNPFRMLLPKLPLDVGNLVVSGTKITMESPHLSGYTTDRRPYELWAKTATQDLTDPDHVDLKKLRAKLLMEDQSTVTLDALNGLFDSKDQLLDLHKDIYLQTTTGYQAWLTQAFVDMGKGTVTSEEHVDVKWADGTISADKLRITGGGEVVRFEGNVVMHVDKLGDSAATSQPAASAPAAPEPAAHPAKTRSVASKSSNPK from the coding sequence GTGAATTCGGTTCAGAATCCTGCCTATCAAGCCGGAATGGAGGCGCGCTTTAGAATCGCTGCGCGCCACAGCCGGATGGTGCGGGTTCTGCGCGTCGCGGTCCCGGCGGCGGTGATCCTGTCAATGGCCGCGATCATCGCGGTGTCGATCTTCAATCCATTCCGGATGCTGTTGCCCAAGTTGCCGCTCGACGTCGGAAACCTCGTCGTCTCCGGCACCAAGATCACCATGGAATCGCCGCACCTCTCGGGCTACACCACCGATCGGCGGCCCTACGAACTCTGGGCCAAAACCGCGACCCAGGACTTGACCGATCCGGATCATGTCGATCTGAAGAAACTGCGGGCCAAGCTTTTGATGGAAGACCAGTCCACCGTCACGCTGGACGCCCTCAACGGCTTGTTCGACAGCAAGGACCAGTTGCTGGACCTGCACAAGGATATCTATTTGCAGACCACCACGGGCTACCAAGCGTGGCTGACCCAGGCCTTTGTCGACATGGGGAAGGGCACGGTGACGTCGGAAGAGCATGTCGATGTGAAATGGGCGGATGGAACGATATCCGCCGACAAGCTGAGGATTACCGGGGGCGGCGAGGTGGTGCGGTTCGAAGGCAATGTCGTGATGCACGTGGATAAGCTCGGCGACTCGGCCGCAACCAGTCAGCCCGCTGCCAGCGCGCCCGCCGCGCCCGAGCCCGCGGCGCATCCCGCCAAGACCCGGTCAGTGGCCAGCAAATCCTCAAACCCGAAATGA
- a CDS encoding ribonuclease D — translation MTVRLHRGDLPDLTRYTDSVAIDTETMGLHPHRDRLCVVQLSNGDGSADVVQIPKDHTDAPNLKALLANPKVTKIFHFARFDIAVLYNAFGVMPQPLYCTKIASRLSRTYTDRHGLKDLVREVLNIDMSKQQQSSDWGSQSLSEAQLAYAASDVLHLHALRERLDAMLAREGRLGLAQACFEFLPTRAKLDLQGWDTEDIFAHS, via the coding sequence ATGACCGTACGCCTGCATCGCGGCGATCTGCCCGATCTCACCCGCTACACCGATTCTGTCGCGATCGATACCGAGACCATGGGGCTGCATCCGCATCGCGACCGGCTCTGCGTGGTGCAGCTGTCGAACGGCGACGGCAGCGCCGACGTGGTGCAGATTCCGAAGGACCACACCGATGCGCCCAACCTGAAGGCGCTGCTCGCCAATCCGAAGGTGACAAAAATCTTCCATTTCGCGCGGTTCGATATCGCGGTGCTCTACAACGCCTTCGGCGTAATGCCCCAGCCGCTCTATTGCACCAAGATCGCCTCGCGGCTCTCCCGCACCTACACCGATCGCCATGGCCTGAAGGATCTGGTGCGCGAGGTGCTCAACATCGACATGTCGAAGCAGCAGCAATCGAGCGACTGGGGTTCGCAAAGCCTGAGCGAGGCGCAACTGGCGTATGCGGCCTCCGACGTGCTGCATTTGCATGCGCTTCGCGAGCGCCTCGATGCGATGCTGGCGCGGGAGGGCCGTTTGGGGCTGGCGCAAGCCTGTTTCGAGTTTCTGCCGACGCGGGCCAAGCTCGATCTGCAGGGCTGGGACACCGAGGACATTTTCGCCCATTCGTAA
- a CDS encoding DUF4267 domain-containing protein: MKRALDIAAIVLTSLLLLGFVALSLRGFFDPQAASARFGAPVSDAPGVLFYRVYLSRNLVIAVSGAIFLLSRQWTALAVLLTAAAVLPLFDMSVLLLNGVTPPAVHPVALALLGITAALLWWRARSVRV; encoded by the coding sequence ATGAAAAGGGCGCTCGATATCGCGGCTATCGTCTTGACCTCGCTGTTGCTGCTTGGCTTCGTGGCCCTGTCGCTGCGCGGATTTTTCGATCCGCAGGCGGCGTCTGCCCGATTCGGCGCGCCGGTGTCGGATGCTCCCGGCGTCTTGTTTTACCGGGTTTATCTGTCCCGCAATCTCGTCATCGCCGTTTCAGGCGCGATTTTTCTGCTCTCGCGGCAATGGACGGCGCTGGCCGTCCTTTTGACCGCAGCCGCGGTGCTGCCGTTGTTCGACATGTCGGTGCTATTGCTGAACGGCGTGACCCCGCCCGCCGTTCATCCGGTCGCGCTCGCGCTTCTCGGGATCACCGCCGCGCTGCTCTGGTGGCGCGCTCGCTCGGTCCGGGTTTGA
- a CDS encoding ester cyclase codes for MISLTEEQARGVIAPWYSLFNISGRGDVRAIQEQILTEDYQSCSGYLAGECWGRETSIKVVSNFANTIPDMKFEIKEVLVAGDRVVVRGEVTGTPAGELFGVPHSGKSFRIMAVDIQTIRDGKIAKTFHMENWLSAIGQLRAK; via the coding sequence ATGATCAGCCTCACCGAAGAGCAAGCCCGCGGCGTGATCGCGCCCTGGTACAGTCTGTTCAACATTTCCGGCCGGGGCGACGTGAGGGCCATTCAGGAGCAAATCCTGACCGAAGACTATCAGTCCTGCTCGGGCTATCTGGCGGGCGAGTGCTGGGGCCGCGAGACCTCGATCAAGGTGGTCTCGAACTTTGCCAACACCATTCCGGACATGAAATTCGAGATCAAGGAAGTGCTGGTCGCCGGCGATCGCGTGGTCGTCCGCGGCGAGGTCACGGGCACACCCGCGGGCGAACTGTTCGGCGTGCCGCATTCCGGCAAGAGTTTTCGGATCATGGCGGTCGATATCCAGACCATCAGGGACGGCAAAATCGCAAAAACCTTCCACATGGAAAACTGGCTCAGCGCCATCGGGCAGCTCCGCGCCAAGTAG
- a CDS encoding TetR/AcrR family transcriptional regulator, with the protein MAKASDSKGKTLAAAAKLFRQQGYHGTALHDILAAGGSPRGSLYFHFPKGKEQIGEAALTLAGEALRQAIARAADASESAEIFLVRLVRGMAADLEGSDYKEGCPIATTALETSAQSDVLGTATRVAFQKWELEIKRGLERFGMASGDADLVATMVLSQLEGALLLARTYRSLEPIRRAERAVKLLARIGGSE; encoded by the coding sequence ATGGCAAAAGCTTCTGATTCCAAAGGGAAAACACTGGCCGCGGCGGCGAAATTGTTTCGCCAGCAGGGTTATCACGGCACCGCGCTGCACGACATTCTGGCCGCCGGAGGCTCGCCGCGCGGGTCGCTTTATTTTCATTTCCCGAAGGGGAAAGAGCAGATTGGCGAGGCCGCCCTGACGCTTGCCGGTGAAGCCCTGCGCCAGGCCATCGCGCGGGCCGCCGACGCATCGGAGAGCGCCGAAATCTTTCTGGTGCGGCTCGTGCGCGGCATGGCGGCGGACCTCGAAGGCTCCGACTACAAGGAAGGCTGCCCGATCGCGACCACGGCGCTGGAGACCTCGGCGCAATCCGACGTCTTGGGAACCGCGACCCGCGTCGCGTTCCAGAAATGGGAGCTCGAGATCAAACGCGGACTGGAGCGCTTCGGCATGGCTTCAGGCGATGCCGATCTGGTCGCGACCATGGTTCTCAGCCAACTCGAAGGCGCGCTGTTGCTCGCGCGCACCTATCGCAGCCTCGAGCCGATCCGGCGCGCCGAGCGAGCGGTGAAGTTGTTGGCGCGGATCGGGGGATCGGAATGA
- a CDS encoding complex I NDUFA9 subunit family protein, producing the protein MASNLDTLITVFGGSGFLGRHVVRALAKRDYRIRVAVRRPELAGHLQPLGRVGQIHAVQANLRYPASVEAAMRDSHAAINLVGILAESGAQSFDAVQALGAGAVAKTAAAAGARMVHVSAIGADENSPSSYARSKAAGEKAVLSAVPSATILRPSVVFGPEDQFTNRFAALARISPMLPLIGGGLTKLQPVYVGDVATAVADAVDGKTKQGAAYELGGPEVLTMREIMEIILSTIERRRMLVSLPFGLAKLQALFLQFAPGPLKLTPDQVELLRSDNVVSSAAKHADLTLEALGIAPDSLEAIAPQYLWRFRKTGQFQHNGA; encoded by the coding sequence ATGGCATCGAATCTGGACACCCTGATCACGGTTTTCGGCGGGTCGGGTTTTCTGGGACGACACGTGGTCCGCGCGCTGGCCAAGCGCGACTATCGCATCCGGGTCGCGGTGCGGCGACCGGAACTGGCCGGACATTTGCAGCCGCTCGGCAGGGTAGGCCAGATCCACGCCGTGCAGGCCAATCTGCGCTATCCGGCGTCGGTCGAGGCCGCGATGCGCGACTCGCACGCCGCCATCAATCTGGTCGGCATCCTGGCCGAGAGCGGCGCACAGAGCTTCGACGCAGTGCAGGCATTAGGCGCCGGCGCGGTGGCAAAGACCGCAGCTGCCGCCGGCGCGCGGATGGTGCACGTCTCCGCAATCGGCGCCGATGAGAATTCGCCCTCGAGTTACGCGCGCTCCAAGGCCGCCGGCGAGAAGGCGGTATTGTCGGCGGTCCCGTCGGCGACGATCCTGCGGCCTTCGGTGGTGTTCGGGCCCGAGGATCAATTCACCAACCGTTTTGCGGCGCTGGCAAGGATATCCCCGATGCTGCCGCTGATCGGCGGCGGCCTGACAAAACTCCAGCCGGTCTATGTCGGCGACGTCGCGACCGCGGTTGCGGATGCCGTCGACGGCAAGACGAAGCAAGGCGCGGCGTATGAGCTCGGCGGTCCGGAAGTGCTGACCATGCGCGAGATCATGGAGATCATCCTTTCGACCATCGAACGCCGGCGCATGCTGGTCTCGCTGCCGTTCGGGCTCGCCAAACTTCAGGCGTTGTTCCTGCAGTTCGCGCCGGGGCCGCTCAAACTGACGCCGGATCAGGTCGAGCTGTTGCGCTCTGACAATGTGGTCTCAAGCGCGGCAAAGCACGCCGACCTGACCCTGGAAGCATTGGGGATTGCGCCCGATTCGCTGGAGGCGATCGCGCCGCAATATCTCTGGCGCTTCCGCAAGACCGGACAGTTTCAGCACAACGGCGCGTAA
- a CDS encoding undecaprenyl-diphosphate phosphatase — MMSDALRAVILGIIEGVTEFLPVSSTGHLLLAERFFNLGEGSFWNSFTVLIQLGAILAILVIYFGKLWRIALGMFSNPDDRRFVIGVLVAFLPAVVIGLAAGKYIKEVLFNPWVVCFSLIVGGAILLWVDQLDHKPHEHDATKFPLLMYLYIGIAQCFAMIPGVSRSGASIVAAMLLGADKRAAAEFSFFLAIPTMVGAFAYDFYKNRAEMTSDHLGIIAIGFVVSFITAIIVVKTFLSYVTRHGFAVFAWWRVIVGTLGLIALAMGR, encoded by the coding sequence ATGATGTCTGATGCACTACGAGCTGTGATTCTCGGTATCATCGAAGGTGTCACGGAATTCCTGCCTGTCTCCTCGACGGGCCATCTGTTGCTGGCGGAACGCTTCTTCAATCTCGGCGAGGGCAGTTTCTGGAACAGTTTTACGGTGCTGATCCAGCTCGGCGCGATCCTGGCCATCCTCGTGATCTATTTTGGCAAATTGTGGCGGATCGCGCTCGGCATGTTCTCCAATCCCGACGACCGGCGTTTCGTCATCGGCGTGCTGGTGGCGTTCCTGCCCGCGGTTGTGATCGGTCTGGCTGCCGGGAAATACATCAAGGAAGTCCTGTTCAATCCGTGGGTGGTGTGCTTTTCGCTGATCGTCGGTGGCGCGATATTGTTATGGGTCGATCAGCTCGATCATAAGCCTCACGAACACGATGCGACGAAATTTCCGCTGCTGATGTATCTTTATATCGGCATCGCGCAGTGCTTTGCGATGATCCCCGGCGTGTCACGTTCCGGCGCCAGCATTGTGGCAGCGATGCTGCTCGGGGCCGACAAGCGCGCGGCGGCGGAGTTTTCGTTCTTCCTGGCGATCCCGACCATGGTCGGCGCATTCGCCTACGATTTCTACAAGAACCGCGCCGAGATGACGAGCGATCATCTGGGCATCATCGCGATCGGTTTCGTGGTGTCGTTCATCACCGCGATCATCGTGGTGAAAACGTTCCTGAGCTACGTCACCCGCCACGGCTTTGCGGTGTTCGCGTGGTGGCGCGTCATCGTCGGCACGCTCGGCCTGATCGCGCTGGCGATGGGAAGGTAA
- a CDS encoding glutathione S-transferase family protein — MFTLFHHSFCPHSRFIRLALGEHGLEMRLVEERAWERREAFLALNPAGTTPVLTAEGQPPIPGAGLIAEYLDETHGADLGERRLLPSVMAERIEVRRLMAWFNEKFFEEASNPLVTERIYKRFMSEQNGGGAPAADVIRAAKANVRYHLAYIGWLAKTRNFLAGDRLTYADLAAAAHLSAIDYLGDVPWIEDDAAKAWYARIKSRPSFRPLLSEWLAGVPASRTYVDLDF; from the coding sequence ATGTTCACGCTGTTTCATCATTCGTTCTGTCCGCATTCGCGCTTCATCCGCCTTGCGCTCGGCGAGCACGGGCTCGAGATGCGGCTGGTGGAAGAGCGGGCCTGGGAACGGCGCGAGGCGTTTTTGGCGCTCAACCCCGCCGGCACCACGCCGGTGTTGACCGCCGAAGGTCAACCGCCGATTCCGGGCGCCGGGCTGATCGCCGAATATCTCGACGAAACCCATGGCGCCGATTTGGGCGAACGGCGGCTGTTGCCCTCAGTGATGGCCGAGCGCATCGAGGTGCGCCGGTTGATGGCGTGGTTCAACGAGAAATTTTTCGAGGAAGCCTCCAATCCCCTGGTCACCGAGCGCATCTACAAGCGCTTCATGAGCGAGCAGAATGGCGGGGGAGCGCCGGCGGCAGATGTGATCCGCGCGGCGAAGGCAAATGTGCGCTATCATCTGGCCTATATCGGCTGGCTCGCGAAGACGCGGAATTTCCTGGCCGGCGACCGGCTGACCTATGCGGACCTCGCCGCCGCGGCGCATCTTTCGGCGATCGATTATCTGGGCGACGTGCCATGGATCGAGGACGACGCGGCAAAGGCGTGGTACGCGCGGATCAAATCCCGCCCGTCGTTCCGCCCGCTGTTGAGCGAATGGCTGGCGGGCGTGCCGGCGTCGCGCACTTACGTGGATCTCGACTTCTGA